A single genomic interval of Stieleria maiorica harbors:
- a CDS encoding carbamoyltransferase family protein, giving the protein MTAILGISAFYHDSAATLVVDGELVAAAQEERFTREKHDHRFPKKAIDYCLDEAGLTPEQIDYVGFYDKPLIKFERLLRTFLAFTPAGYRSFRQAIPLWLTQKLHLTRELSRGLQGRYAGRYVYTDHHESHAASAFFPSPFEEAAILTLDGVGEWSTTCFGIGRGNRIQLTDEIRFPHSLGLLYSAFTYYTGFRVNSGEYKLMGLAPYGDPVYKEAILKNLLDLKEDGSFRMDMSYFNYCQGLTMTSKKFHDLFGGGPRRQETEIGRREMDLAASVQAVTEEIMLRISRHVHKKTGMKKLVLAGGVALNCVGNGRILREGPFDHMWVQPAAGDAGGALGVALFIWHQLLEQPRHPRVGDSQKGSLLGPQFSDEQIGDTLSALSAVYTKYRTDDELCDVVTDLIGKEKVVGWFQGRMEFGPRALGARSILGDARSPRMQSVMNQKIKFRESFRPFAPVVLREHVDEYFQMRRGEDSPYMLLVAPVQTSIRTPVASEDATARGVEKLRICRSSIPAVTHVDYSARVQTVDRHRNPLLHHLLSRFYEKTGCPVLINTSFNVRSEPIVCTPEDAYRCFVMTDMDVLVLGRYVLIKEEQDKQAGEADRAAHLAQFQLD; this is encoded by the coding sequence ATGACGGCGATTCTCGGCATTTCGGCGTTTTACCACGATTCTGCTGCGACGCTGGTCGTTGATGGCGAGTTGGTCGCAGCGGCTCAGGAGGAACGATTCACTCGCGAGAAACACGATCATCGGTTTCCGAAGAAGGCGATCGATTACTGCCTGGACGAAGCGGGACTGACGCCCGAGCAAATCGACTACGTCGGGTTTTATGACAAACCCCTCATTAAATTCGAACGCCTGCTTCGAACCTTTCTGGCGTTTACGCCTGCCGGGTATCGTTCGTTTCGGCAGGCGATTCCACTTTGGTTGACGCAGAAACTGCACCTGACACGAGAACTCAGCCGTGGTTTGCAGGGACGTTATGCGGGGCGGTATGTGTACACGGATCATCATGAATCCCACGCCGCCAGCGCATTTTTCCCCTCACCCTTCGAAGAAGCAGCGATTCTGACATTGGACGGTGTCGGCGAGTGGTCGACGACCTGCTTTGGAATCGGCCGCGGAAATCGAATTCAGCTCACCGACGAAATCCGTTTTCCGCATTCACTGGGTTTGCTCTACTCGGCATTCACCTACTACACCGGATTTCGTGTCAATAGTGGCGAGTACAAACTGATGGGACTGGCGCCCTACGGGGACCCGGTTTACAAAGAAGCGATCCTGAAGAATCTCTTGGATTTGAAGGAAGACGGTTCGTTCCGCATGGACATGAGCTACTTCAATTATTGCCAGGGTCTGACGATGACCTCGAAGAAGTTTCATGATTTGTTCGGCGGAGGACCACGTCGACAAGAAACAGAGATTGGCCGGCGCGAAATGGATCTCGCGGCGTCGGTTCAGGCGGTCACGGAAGAGATCATGCTTCGAATTTCTCGACACGTCCACAAAAAGACAGGGATGAAAAAACTGGTCTTAGCCGGCGGCGTCGCGCTCAACTGCGTCGGCAACGGGCGGATCCTTCGGGAAGGCCCGTTCGATCACATGTGGGTTCAACCTGCGGCCGGTGACGCAGGTGGTGCACTTGGCGTCGCGCTGTTTATTTGGCACCAACTGTTGGAGCAACCGCGCCACCCGCGTGTCGGGGATAGTCAGAAGGGCTCCTTGCTCGGTCCACAATTTTCTGACGAGCAGATCGGCGATACCTTGTCTGCCCTGTCGGCCGTCTACACGAAGTACAGAACGGACGACGAACTTTGCGACGTCGTGACGGATCTGATCGGGAAAGAAAAGGTCGTCGGATGGTTTCAAGGGCGGATGGAGTTTGGGCCTCGTGCGCTCGGGGCTCGAAGCATTCTCGGTGATGCTCGCAGTCCCCGGATGCAATCGGTGATGAACCAAAAGATCAAGTTTCGTGAGTCGTTCCGCCCGTTCGCGCCCGTCGTATTGCGCGAGCATGTCGACGAATACTTTCAGATGCGTCGCGGCGAGGACAGTCCCTACATGCTTTTGGTCGCGCCGGTTCAGACGTCAATCCGTACGCCTGTCGCTTCCGAGGACGCGACGGCCCGGGGAGTTGAGAAGCTCCGCATCTGTCGATCCAGCATTCCCGCAGTGACTCATGTCGATTATTCAGCACGAGTGCAAACCGTCGATAGGCATCGCAATCCATTACTTCATCACCTGCTGAGTCGATTCTATGAAAAAACCGGTTGCCCGGTCTTGATCAACACAAGCTTTAACGTCAGAAGCGAACCCATCGTCTGTACTCCCGAGGATGCCTATCGCTGCTTCGTGATGACCGACATGGACGTCTTGGTATTAGGGCGGTATGTCCTGATCAAGGAGGAGCAGGACAAACAGGCAGGTGAGGCCGATCGTGCCGCCCACCTCGCGCAATTTCAACTCGACTGA
- a CDS encoding PEP-CTERM sorting domain-containing protein (PEP-CTERM proteins occur, often in large numbers, in the proteomes of bacteria that also encode an exosortase, a predicted intramembrane cysteine proteinase. The presence of a PEP-CTERM domain at a protein's C-terminus predicts cleavage within the sorting domain, followed by covalent anchoring to some some component of the (usually Gram-negative) cell surface. Many PEP-CTERM proteins exhibit an unusual sequence composition that includes large numbers of potential glycosylation sites. Expression of one such protein has been shown restore the ability of a bacterium to form floc, a type of biofilm.), with protein sequence MTTHSAANAGIVFSQIPEPFATESYQGGTYGVSQNDIGAAGTIYRENYSTSFDNFSFANDLTVTRFQWAGGYELINADGSTTASADSFTIGVYANDTTSGMSEPGAQLYSFDVGLASETKIAGVPGFYEYSAYVSPFAVAGGETYWFSVVANLDYLNNEWGLGYSDLGDDVSFQDIGQFAADPLTRVKDSVDYAFSVSAVPEPSTFVCFASMGLVIALRRRRCSTSTRKMRVA encoded by the coding sequence TTGACAACTCATTCCGCGGCAAACGCTGGAATTGTATTTAGCCAAATCCCTGAACCCTTTGCGACCGAATCCTATCAAGGTGGGACCTACGGGGTGTCACAAAACGACATTGGAGCCGCGGGGACGATCTATCGGGAAAACTATTCGACGTCCTTCGACAACTTCTCGTTTGCGAACGATCTGACCGTAACACGCTTCCAATGGGCAGGCGGTTATGAGCTGATCAACGCCGACGGGTCAACGACGGCATCGGCCGACTCGTTTACGATCGGCGTCTATGCCAACGACACGACGTCAGGGATGAGCGAACCGGGGGCGCAACTGTATTCCTTCGATGTGGGGCTTGCATCCGAAACCAAGATCGCGGGAGTTCCCGGTTTCTATGAGTACAGTGCGTACGTGTCTCCTTTCGCAGTTGCCGGTGGCGAGACATACTGGTTTTCGGTCGTCGCCAATTTGGACTACCTGAACAACGAATGGGGTTTGGGGTACAGCGACCTCGGTGACGACGTGTCGTTTCAAGACATCGGGCAATTTGCCGCGGATCCATTGACGCGGGTTAAAGATTCGGTCGATTATGCATTCAGTGTGTCGGCAGTGCCGGAACCAAGCACCTTTGTGTGTTTCGCCTCGATGGGGTTGGTGATCGCGCTGCGTCGACGACGCTGTTCGACTTCGACTCGCAAGATGCGTGTGGCCTGA
- a CDS encoding S1 family peptidase, producing the protein MSPTSDDPEHAESDEDIKLIAQGSAVQIRDSLGELVGSGVVVSIAARSFDVLTAFHVIEGRDRFGVDAFIESRTDSLGPTHSFDAYVRHWGVVVIDTDRENDLAYLRVASLNRPREVVFLAAEPVDAPPPPAAWVIDSTELGPPDVQKVDGLMLETAKRPQEGRSVQMWRIDQQSKPGMSGSALLNAQGRLIGLASGNNGGDAYYCGLNKLRDFVHRVTPSEVRVLRGDRDASDAEEWLTR; encoded by the coding sequence ATGTCGCCAACAAGTGACGACCCAGAGCATGCCGAATCGGATGAGGACATCAAACTGATCGCTCAGGGCTCCGCAGTCCAGATTCGAGATTCGTTGGGCGAGTTGGTGGGCAGCGGGGTGGTTGTGTCGATCGCCGCTCGATCCTTCGATGTGTTGACAGCGTTTCATGTGATCGAAGGTCGAGATCGCTTCGGGGTGGATGCATTCATCGAATCGCGGACTGATTCGCTTGGACCGACACATTCGTTTGATGCTTATGTGCGGCATTGGGGTGTCGTGGTGATCGATACGGACCGGGAAAACGATCTTGCGTATTTGCGCGTCGCGTCTCTGAATCGACCGAGAGAAGTCGTGTTTCTCGCTGCCGAACCTGTCGATGCCCCGCCGCCTCCTGCCGCTTGGGTCATCGACAGCACTGAATTGGGGCCACCCGACGTGCAGAAGGTCGACGGATTGATGCTGGAAACAGCAAAGCGGCCTCAAGAAGGTCGCTCTGTTCAGATGTGGCGAATTGATCAGCAATCCAAGCCTGGGATGTCCGGCAGCGCATTGTTAAACGCTCAGGGACGACTGATCGGACTGGCAAGCGGAAACAACGGTGGAGATGCCTATTATTGTGGTTTGAACAAGTTGCGTGATTTCGTGCATCGCGTTACTCCTAGCGAAGTACGCGTTTTACGCGGAGATCGAGACGCGTCTGACGCGGAAGAGTGGCTAACGCGATGA
- a CDS encoding DUF5989 family protein: MPNHEDNDRNSPRTEFEEASDGQPLSLLQEFWVLITENKAWWMIPILLVLSLVGVLLAFASTGAAPFIYTLF; encoded by the coding sequence GTGCCAAATCACGAAGATAATGACCGAAACAGTCCGAGAACCGAGTTTGAAGAAGCAAGCGATGGACAACCGTTGTCGCTGTTGCAAGAGTTCTGGGTTTTGATCACGGAAAACAAAGCGTGGTGGATGATCCCTATCCTTTTGGTCCTGTCTTTGGTTGGTGTGCTATTGGCATTTGCTTCAACAGGAGCGGCGCCGTTTATTTATACGCTGTTCTAG
- a CDS encoding SGNH/GDSL hydrolase family protein: MTGNAQPAKINRKKLWMFRLVLLTAAMVLSGLMAEAIVRIAKPGFLSFRIPQIEHRPAPGIGFEMIPDQQGYTFAEPATINSHGLRNPPIRNRDAVDLRVMCLGDSITFGVGVSDAVPYPRQLEQLLQRHHEGQSVEVINCGVQRYSTYQVIDYLREAVKKYRPDIVTLAVYYNDLDIRPEGDYSEEYENEREQVASSFRKRAPWLYLLVKQSATIELTKKAYLGWKHGDHTLRQFAEGPTEREEKRWEAMAEDLATFSAMAQEYQFRPLVVTIPGRVQVEQSFPEARFPSRVLNLCDQSDLPAVNVLPAFVDSLQRDVDPYLAWDNHMSAVGHRIVAETLDSELRGAGHP, translated from the coding sequence ATGACCGGCAACGCGCAGCCTGCGAAGATCAACAGAAAGAAGTTATGGATGTTCCGGTTGGTGTTGCTGACGGCCGCAATGGTGCTGTCGGGATTGATGGCTGAAGCGATTGTGCGGATTGCCAAGCCCGGGTTTCTTAGTTTCCGAATCCCGCAAATTGAACATCGTCCCGCCCCGGGGATCGGTTTTGAAATGATCCCGGATCAACAGGGATATACATTCGCGGAGCCGGCGACCATCAATTCGCATGGGCTCCGAAATCCGCCGATCCGGAATCGTGACGCGGTTGATCTGCGGGTGATGTGTTTGGGGGATTCGATTACATTTGGCGTCGGTGTTTCCGACGCTGTTCCGTATCCTCGTCAGCTGGAGCAACTGTTGCAACGGCATCACGAGGGGCAAAGTGTCGAGGTGATCAATTGTGGGGTGCAACGTTACTCGACCTATCAAGTGATCGACTATCTGCGAGAGGCGGTCAAGAAGTATCGACCGGACATTGTGACGCTGGCCGTGTACTACAACGACTTGGACATCCGTCCCGAAGGAGATTACTCCGAGGAGTATGAAAACGAACGGGAGCAGGTTGCGTCATCGTTTCGCAAACGTGCCCCCTGGTTGTACCTGCTGGTGAAACAGTCAGCGACGATTGAATTGACGAAGAAAGCGTATCTCGGTTGGAAACATGGCGATCATACGTTGCGTCAGTTTGCCGAGGGTCCGACCGAGCGTGAAGAAAAACGCTGGGAAGCCATGGCGGAGGATCTTGCTACGTTCAGCGCCATGGCACAGGAATACCAGTTTCGACCGTTGGTGGTGACCATTCCTGGCCGAGTGCAGGTCGAGCAGTCGTTTCCAGAGGCTCGTTTCCCATCGCGCGTACTCAACCTTTGCGATCAGTCTGATCTGCCCGCGGTGAATGTCCTGCCCGCATTTGTCGACTCCTTGCAACGCGATGTCGATCCGTATCTGGCGTGGGACAATCACATGAGTGCGGTGGGGCATCGAATCGTAGCGGAGACGCTGGATTCAGAACTTCGGGGTGCCGGCCATCCATGA
- a CDS encoding S8 family serine peptidase, with translation MADDPADSGFGGPFETTGPMIVTAPTSSADPEKASSANLFPTAAYPVDGNNNVIVPQAGEPFFVRVEFTYDNPLHDAYSIGRTVNSNPQHVSPPITWGSGLAGRTTWYHFWGTWVMHQAGTYPITVTLDVGNTIDESNESDNSITVDLTVGGDITHEWALVEAEQGHALLGDGTDVIVGTMDDAFDFNHPWFTGTDSVGRDRLVASSQNTDGPGDSPVNANHATAVMGIVLASGDNGGDVTGLAPDARYVTAEFINRAQVPGLNVQDVFDAAGFLVDNGAEVINMSWSWWAGSATDSYLGETSKTNLLVDYLSYGLDIVAVPAVNQLSNHLRPTAPGSSRNVITVGGLRETLDRAWSQQDYGPTLDGRSKPDLLGNAAVDVVSTRSDWRDGRLAGGGFGGTSFAAPFVTGAVAQMLDFGKRNQLTTDHRLIKAIVMNSGIKTLDADGSPWSNTITRPLDNQQGTGVLNLSRVHQMYSAGQQAPGQVAAIGYDFGDLAGTVESGSGVATYDLGHVTTGGEIDVTLTWDRHTFWNDANSNGRIDAADSFYVDPNDAQDNLDLVLLRDSVPVARSESTVDNVEHLHLTNLQPGRYELQVIRRDVPNSGNDETYALAWHSDASFTQPPKVTSVDLGQSPSRSQVTELTVEFDQTVDHTALDNAFVVTNLTTQTRVGQIRVTATDTANATTVKLTFDGASTEPRRGTGALGNSLADGRYELRILSGQILGLGGIAMSQDYLFTGSAETDDFFRLFGDTDGDKDVDGQDYGRFGLTFLRNSLGPNFNPQLDFDGDGDVDGQDYGHFGVRFLTSL, from the coding sequence TTGGCTGACGATCCAGCCGACTCGGGCTTTGGTGGCCCCTTTGAAACCACGGGGCCGATGATCGTCACCGCGCCGACCAGCTCTGCCGATCCGGAGAAGGCCTCATCGGCAAACCTTTTCCCCACCGCAGCCTATCCGGTCGACGGAAACAACAACGTGATCGTCCCGCAAGCCGGCGAACCGTTCTTCGTGCGCGTCGAGTTCACCTATGACAACCCGCTCCACGATGCTTATTCGATCGGGCGAACCGTCAACAGTAATCCGCAGCATGTCTCACCGCCGATCACCTGGGGCTCTGGATTGGCCGGCCGCACGACGTGGTATCATTTTTGGGGAACCTGGGTGATGCACCAAGCGGGGACGTATCCCATCACGGTCACACTTGACGTCGGCAACACCATTGACGAGTCAAACGAATCCGACAACTCGATCACCGTCGACTTGACCGTCGGCGGAGACATCACACATGAGTGGGCGTTGGTCGAAGCCGAACAGGGTCACGCCCTGCTGGGTGACGGAACCGACGTGATCGTCGGCACCATGGACGATGCCTTCGATTTCAATCACCCCTGGTTCACCGGAACCGATTCGGTTGGACGAGACCGATTGGTGGCATCTTCGCAGAACACCGATGGGCCCGGCGACAGCCCCGTCAATGCGAATCATGCCACCGCGGTGATGGGAATCGTCTTGGCCAGCGGTGACAACGGCGGCGACGTCACCGGTTTGGCACCTGACGCCAGATACGTCACGGCGGAGTTCATCAATCGCGCTCAGGTTCCAGGATTGAACGTGCAAGACGTCTTCGATGCCGCAGGATTCCTGGTCGACAACGGCGCCGAAGTGATCAACATGAGCTGGTCCTGGTGGGCGGGCTCGGCAACGGATTCCTACCTGGGTGAAACGTCGAAAACGAATCTGCTGGTCGACTACCTCAGCTACGGCCTGGACATCGTTGCGGTCCCCGCGGTCAACCAACTGAGCAATCATTTGCGTCCGACCGCGCCGGGGTCCTCGCGGAACGTGATCACCGTCGGTGGGCTTCGAGAGACACTCGACCGCGCGTGGAGCCAACAAGATTATGGCCCCACGCTCGACGGACGTAGCAAGCCTGACTTACTCGGCAACGCCGCCGTCGATGTGGTCTCGACTCGCTCCGACTGGCGCGACGGTCGCCTTGCCGGCGGTGGATTCGGCGGCACCAGTTTCGCGGCCCCGTTCGTCACCGGCGCGGTCGCGCAAATGCTTGATTTCGGCAAACGCAATCAATTGACCACCGATCACCGGCTGATCAAAGCCATCGTGATGAACTCCGGCATAAAGACGCTTGACGCGGACGGTTCCCCCTGGAGCAACACCATCACACGACCGCTGGACAATCAGCAAGGCACCGGTGTTCTGAACCTGTCACGCGTTCACCAGATGTACTCCGCCGGCCAGCAGGCACCGGGGCAAGTCGCGGCGATCGGCTACGACTTCGGCGATCTGGCCGGAACCGTCGAGTCCGGCTCAGGAGTCGCGACCTATGACCTCGGCCATGTCACAACCGGGGGCGAGATTGACGTCACGTTGACTTGGGATCGACATACGTTCTGGAACGATGCCAATTCCAACGGACGGATCGATGCCGCGGACAGCTTTTATGTCGACCCGAATGATGCCCAAGACAATCTGGATCTTGTCCTGCTGCGCGATTCCGTTCCGGTCGCCCGCTCCGAGAGCACCGTGGACAATGTCGAACACCTGCACCTAACGAACCTGCAACCAGGCCGCTATGAATTGCAAGTGATTCGCCGCGACGTCCCAAATTCAGGCAACGACGAAACCTATGCGTTGGCCTGGCACTCAGACGCCAGCTTCACCCAACCACCCAAAGTCACCTCCGTGGATTTGGGCCAATCGCCGTCCCGCAGCCAAGTGACAGAGCTGACGGTCGAATTCGACCAGACGGTCGATCACACCGCGTTAGACAATGCGTTCGTCGTCACAAACTTGACGACCCAGACCCGAGTCGGCCAGATCCGTGTGACGGCGACCGACACCGCCAACGCGACGACTGTCAAATTGACGTTCGACGGGGCATCCACCGAGCCACGCCGTGGAACCGGCGCGCTGGGCAACTCATTGGCTGATGGCCGATATGAGCTGCGAATCCTCTCCGGCCAGATCCTCGGGCTCGGAGGGATTGCGATGTCGCAAGACTATCTTTTCACCGGTTCAGCAGAGACCGATGACTTCTTCCGCCTGTTCGGCGACACCGATGGAGACAAAGACGTCGACGGACAAGACTACGGACGCTTCGGGCTAACGTTCCTGAGAAACTCTCTCGGCCCGAACTTTAATCCCCAACTCGATTTCGACGGCGACGGAGACGTCGACGGACAAGATTACGGCCACTTCGGCGTGCGGTTCCTCACATCGCTCTAA
- a CDS encoding PDZ domain-containing protein, whose amino-acid sequence MRVTSSTPSRPRVLILTTIVLAVLSARTSPPARGQGLGIHGDLVRQSDGSSAFAVRSVVRGGLASRLGIQAGDVVTNINGLSPGDATVNQKALELAGGSSTIVVLRSGRPISLQLPPDDVFPDGPVLSHRPRWPDRPGRPDGPFVPDRPNKPIELIPGQSGPNLQLQLQPSQAFDGLTVQRVLPGGLGAGLRFQLGDVITAVNGVTVNTLAEFSGAYIVSQRRDIVVSVLRRGQSGTITINQETLRKASAPRGTILQPLKLKVFLDFRGQVTVGGGEDDGLGAKLGLKQRGVRILEVNGRAIRNGGDLRELDRQIEDGKVRRLVIKLIRPDGQPDTIVYP is encoded by the coding sequence ATGCGTGTGACTTCATCGACGCCGTCGCGTCCACGGGTGTTGATCCTGACCACAATCGTTCTCGCCGTGCTTTCGGCACGGACTTCCCCACCGGCTCGCGGCCAGGGGTTGGGCATCCACGGTGATCTGGTTCGCCAATCCGACGGCTCCAGTGCCTTTGCGGTCCGCTCGGTCGTCCGCGGAGGCCTGGCCAGCCGCCTGGGGATCCAAGCCGGTGATGTGGTGACCAACATCAATGGTCTGTCCCCTGGAGATGCCACTGTTAACCAGAAGGCCTTGGAACTGGCCGGCGGCTCGTCGACGATCGTCGTGCTTCGCAGCGGCCGGCCAATCTCGCTGCAACTTCCGCCCGATGATGTATTCCCGGATGGCCCCGTGTTGTCCCATCGTCCGCGATGGCCCGACCGTCCGGGTCGACCCGACGGGCCCTTCGTTCCTGACCGTCCGAACAAACCGATCGAGTTGATTCCCGGCCAGTCTGGTCCGAATTTACAATTGCAGCTGCAGCCTTCACAGGCCTTCGATGGGTTGACCGTCCAAAGAGTCTTACCCGGAGGCCTGGGCGCCGGTCTGCGATTTCAACTCGGCGACGTGATCACGGCCGTCAACGGCGTCACCGTCAACACGCTGGCGGAATTCAGCGGAGCCTACATCGTCTCCCAGCGCCGCGACATCGTCGTGTCGGTCCTGCGCCGCGGGCAAAGTGGGACGATCACGATCAATCAAGAAACATTGCGGAAAGCGTCGGCGCCCCGAGGCACGATTCTTCAGCCGCTAAAACTGAAGGTCTTCTTGGACTTCCGCGGTCAAGTCACCGTCGGAGGTGGAGAAGACGACGGGCTGGGGGCCAAACTGGGATTGAAGCAACGCGGCGTCCGCATCCTGGAGGTCAACGGTCGCGCGATCCGCAACGGGGGCGACTTGAGAGAGTTGGATCGCCAGATCGAAGACGGCAAGGTGCGGCGTCTGGTAATCAAGCTGATCCGGCCCGACGGCCAGCCCGACACGATCGTCTACCCCTGA
- a CDS encoding O-antigen ligase family protein, translating into MFCGLGCALLSFAVWLLFGAKPTWQGGWPGWLMLGGMLALAAVAGLHLVPLPDRVVSLLAPGVSKWMQGHAALAGITESSSVAVDAASGWFVGSRLALNAGGSFQFLIRAVAAASLFAMVCCLESPERRLRHLSVAAVVVAAALALFGIVQHFGSHDGLAYWTYEIRGGLGFGPFINRNHYPFFINMGLGLALGLLMERLEKMGRHWYRLFLADGIATWLFVALIFIIASLIVCGSRGGILSAMLALTVVLLLRLSVSGIKRWLVLGVGIAALTTLLLVWVGFDFYESRLNMLAESDRYSDDGRWILWRAALMSVPEFPWFGSGGETYRYWETIYVAGDPQWTSETNQSIRADNEFLDVLNEYGIAGLLSLMLIAGGVLSQVVVGARGSALSAGACIGLLAVHMHSFVDFGLRVPATGAFAVILAGFFCCQPVDSAGGRFRLQSVQRFGGSAAAVTVGRLGLTATALLLIIFTFFAIHTKRRYHQASRWSIAAGELMGQSMPEQSLEMMVRAAEVTAEDISRHLQIARASQLAMRQSASPAAQGRLMDLINEHSIIAMKLCPLAWQPSVWLANYGCLRKNARERLVGLHWARRLHPGDPNLAYLTGKLALEQSGIDEAVEHWRESLTYSTKYLPEILAVAGTRLRHAELLERLLPADPVVTLEAALYFQQAGDPEGRGMYATRTLHLIANPSTTKRRLDDGQAYEMQSRCYGLLGQSEATIASLRLALNHDPTKVAWRTRLARLLMDSQRLEDALREVRIALQLEPEASDALRLQKELSILRASMEPSR; encoded by the coding sequence GTGTTTTGCGGTTTAGGCTGCGCGCTCCTTTCATTCGCGGTCTGGCTGCTGTTCGGTGCGAAGCCGACTTGGCAGGGTGGATGGCCGGGGTGGCTGATGCTGGGCGGGATGCTTGCCCTGGCTGCGGTCGCGGGACTGCATCTGGTTCCACTTCCCGATCGAGTCGTTTCGCTACTCGCCCCCGGAGTCTCGAAGTGGATGCAGGGTCATGCTGCCCTTGCGGGGATCACGGAATCGTCGTCCGTCGCGGTGGATGCGGCGTCTGGGTGGTTTGTCGGTTCCAGGCTGGCGCTGAACGCGGGCGGGAGTTTTCAATTTCTGATTCGGGCCGTTGCCGCGGCGAGCCTGTTCGCCATGGTGTGCTGCCTTGAATCCCCCGAACGGAGATTGCGGCATCTGAGCGTCGCTGCCGTTGTGGTCGCCGCAGCGCTCGCATTGTTTGGGATCGTTCAGCATTTTGGGTCTCACGACGGGCTCGCCTATTGGACGTACGAGATCCGCGGCGGATTGGGCTTTGGCCCATTCATCAACCGCAACCATTATCCATTCTTTATCAACATGGGGCTCGGTCTGGCTCTCGGTTTGTTGATGGAACGACTGGAGAAGATGGGACGCCATTGGTACCGGCTGTTTCTGGCTGATGGCATCGCGACTTGGCTCTTCGTCGCGTTGATCTTTATCATCGCCAGTTTGATCGTCTGCGGCTCACGTGGCGGTATCTTGTCGGCGATGTTGGCATTGACGGTGGTGCTGTTACTGCGACTAAGCGTAAGCGGAATCAAACGCTGGTTGGTCTTGGGCGTTGGAATCGCGGCGCTCACCACGCTGCTCCTGGTGTGGGTCGGATTCGATTTTTATGAATCACGCCTGAACATGCTCGCCGAATCCGATCGTTATTCCGACGACGGGCGATGGATTCTTTGGAGGGCTGCGTTGATGAGCGTCCCAGAGTTTCCCTGGTTCGGATCGGGGGGCGAAACCTATCGCTACTGGGAAACCATCTATGTGGCGGGGGATCCCCAATGGACCAGCGAAACAAATCAGTCGATCCGGGCGGATAACGAGTTTTTGGATGTCTTGAACGAATACGGCATCGCGGGGTTATTGTCGCTGATGCTGATCGCCGGAGGCGTTCTGTCTCAAGTGGTCGTCGGAGCGCGCGGTAGTGCGCTTTCAGCGGGTGCATGCATTGGTTTGCTGGCCGTGCACATGCACAGCTTCGTGGATTTTGGGTTGCGTGTTCCGGCCACAGGTGCATTCGCAGTCATTCTTGCCGGGTTTTTCTGCTGTCAACCGGTTGATTCGGCGGGAGGGCGATTCAGGCTGCAAAGCGTCCAGCGTTTCGGGGGATCGGCGGCGGCAGTCACTGTCGGCCGTTTGGGATTAACTGCTACAGCGCTGCTTCTGATCATCTTCACTTTTTTCGCCATTCACACCAAGCGTCGCTACCATCAGGCGAGCCGCTGGTCCATCGCCGCGGGCGAGCTGATGGGGCAATCGATGCCCGAGCAGTCGCTGGAGATGATGGTTCGCGCAGCGGAAGTTACCGCCGAAGACATCTCCAGACATTTGCAGATTGCCCGGGCAAGCCAATTAGCAATGCGGCAGTCGGCATCGCCAGCGGCGCAGGGGCGATTGATGGATCTGATCAACGAGCACAGCATCATTGCGATGAAGCTGTGCCCCCTGGCCTGGCAGCCGAGCGTTTGGCTGGCAAACTACGGCTGCCTTCGCAAGAATGCTCGCGAGCGACTGGTCGGGTTGCATTGGGCGAGACGACTCCATCCCGGTGATCCAAATCTCGCCTACCTGACTGGGAAACTGGCACTTGAGCAATCAGGGATCGACGAAGCGGTCGAGCACTGGAGAGAATCGTTGACCTATTCGACGAAGTACCTTCCTGAGATCTTGGCGGTGGCCGGAACACGATTGAGACACGCTGAGCTCCTGGAGCGTCTCTTGCCCGCGGACCCGGTCGTGACGCTGGAGGCCGCGTTGTATTTCCAGCAAGCGGGCGATCCCGAAGGACGGGGCATGTATGCGACGCGAACGCTCCATCTGATTGCGAATCCGTCGACGACCAAGCGAAGGCTCGATGATGGTCAAGCCTACGAGATGCAATCACGTTGTTACGGGCTGTTGGGGCAATCGGAAGCGACGATTGCATCGCTTCGACTGGCACTCAACCACGACCCGACGAAGGTCGCATGGCGAACGCGTCTGGCAAGATTGTTGATGGATTCGCAGCGATTGGAGGACGCCTTGCGCGAGGTTCGAATCGCATTGCAGTTGGAGCCCGAGGCAAGCGATGCGCTGCGGTTGCAAAAGGAGTTGTCGATCCTTCGGGCCTCGATGGAACCGTCTCGCTGA